In Duganella zoogloeoides, a single genomic region encodes these proteins:
- the flgG gene encoding flagellar basal-body rod protein FlgG: protein MNPAMWISKTGVQAQDQKLQTIANNLANANTIGFKRDRVVFEDLFYTVGQQPGAQVADNNTLAPSGVQLGNGVHMVGTQKVFTSGSLQTTGRELDVAVNGNGFLAVRQPSGETAYTRAGQLQIDANGILVNAHGLPLIPQITVPDNATAITIGENGTVSATIAGTATPSQLGQLTLTSFINPTGLMALGENLYAETASSGTPTEGAPGTAQWGKIKQGTLEGSNVQVVEEMVDMIAAQRTYEMNTKVLSAADNMLQYLASAAR from the coding sequence ATGAATCCAGCAATGTGGATCAGCAAGACCGGCGTGCAAGCGCAGGACCAGAAACTGCAAACCATCGCCAACAACCTGGCCAACGCCAACACCATCGGTTTCAAGCGCGATCGCGTGGTGTTCGAAGACCTGTTTTACACGGTCGGCCAGCAGCCGGGCGCGCAAGTGGCCGACAATAACACCCTGGCGCCATCGGGCGTTCAGCTCGGTAACGGCGTACACATGGTCGGCACCCAGAAAGTATTTACCAGCGGCAGCCTGCAAACCACCGGCCGCGAGCTCGACGTGGCCGTCAATGGCAACGGCTTCCTGGCCGTGCGCCAGCCCAGCGGCGAAACCGCGTACACCCGTGCCGGCCAGTTGCAGATCGACGCCAACGGCATCCTGGTCAACGCCCACGGCCTGCCGTTGATTCCGCAAATTACCGTGCCGGACAACGCCACCGCGATCACCATCGGTGAAAACGGCACCGTCTCGGCCACGATCGCCGGCACCGCCACCCCGAGCCAGCTCGGCCAACTGACGCTGACCAGCTTCATCAACCCCACCGGCCTGATGGCCCTGGGCGAAAACCTGTACGCGGAAACCGCATCGAGCGGCACCCCGACCGAAGGTGCGCCCGGTACGGCGCAGTGGGGCAAGATCAAGCAAGGCACGCTGGAAGGCTCGAACGTGCAGGTCGTGGAAGAAATGGTGGACATGATCGCCGCCCAGCGCACCTACGAAATGAACACCAAGGTGCTGTCGGCCGCCGACAATATGTTGCAATACCTGGCTTCGGCAGCACGCTGA
- the flgH gene encoding flagellar basal body L-ring protein FlgH gives MKAALPLLVLAALTGCASLEPPAVRPGPMDEPPPLVRSTMPRVSGGGVYSPDMGMSLTSDSRAFRVGDVVTVMLQETTQASKRAGTSYSKESSNNVAAPSLLGKVFPKASIGVGADNSFTGDATSTQQNALTGAITVVVQEVLPTGLLRVSGEKVLTLNQGEEFVRLRGYLRAADIDADNQVSSLRIANARIAYSAQGTLADTQSAGWLSRFFNGPYMPF, from the coding sequence ATGAAAGCCGCACTGCCCTTGCTGGTCCTGGCCGCCTTGACCGGTTGCGCCAGCCTGGAACCGCCGGCGGTCCGCCCCGGTCCGATGGACGAACCGCCGCCGCTGGTGCGTTCGACCATGCCGCGCGTGTCCGGCGGCGGCGTCTACAGCCCCGACATGGGCATGTCGCTGACCTCCGACAGCCGCGCCTTCCGCGTCGGCGACGTGGTGACCGTGATGTTGCAGGAAACCACGCAAGCGAGCAAACGGGCAGGCACCAGTTATTCCAAGGAATCGTCGAACAATGTGGCGGCCCCGAGCTTGCTGGGCAAGGTGTTCCCGAAAGCCAGCATCGGCGTCGGCGCCGACAATTCGTTTACCGGCGACGCCACCAGCACCCAGCAGAACGCCTTGACCGGGGCGATTACCGTGGTCGTGCAGGAAGTATTGCCGACCGGCTTGCTGCGCGTATCGGGCGAAAAAGTGTTGACCCTGAACCAGGGCGAAGAATTCGTGCGCCTGCGTGGCTACTTGCGCGCGGCCGACATCGACGCCGACAACCAGGTCTCGTCGCTGCGCATCGCCAACGCCCGCATCGCCTATTCAGCCCAGGGCACGCTGGCCGATACGCAATCGGCGGGATGGTTATCGCGCTTTTTCAACGGCCCGTACATGCCTTTCTGA
- a CDS encoding flagellar basal body P-ring protein FlgI: protein MNFRTLSRFIALPLALCLTFATLPAQAAQVLRNLVSVEGIRDNPLVGYGLVVGLNGSGDSTQVKFASQSVINMLKQFGVKVPDGTDAKSKNVATVMVSAVLPPGYRKGQAIDVVVSSLGDAKSLRGGALLLTPLRAADNEVYALAQGNVVVGGFSAQGKSGSSVTVNTPTSGRIPNGAAIERAIPTDFASTPSVRLSLRHPHFQTAINIVDSINKRFGDIATASDATSVEVQAPSNPTQRIAFMAKLEGLSIDVGKESPKVVFNSRTGTVVIAEGLRVRAAAVTHGSLKVVISESTKVSQPNALAGGNTVATPQSQVSAEQGARQMFNWPAGAKLQAIIDVVNSLGATPDDIMAILQALDQAGAIEGELVVI from the coding sequence ATGAACTTCCGCACGCTGTCCCGCTTCATCGCCCTGCCCCTGGCCCTGTGCCTGACTTTTGCCACCCTGCCCGCACAGGCGGCGCAGGTGCTGCGCAACCTGGTCTCGGTCGAAGGCATCCGCGACAACCCGCTGGTGGGCTACGGCCTGGTGGTGGGCCTGAACGGCAGCGGCGACTCGACCCAGGTCAAGTTCGCCAGCCAGTCGGTGATCAATATGCTCAAGCAGTTCGGCGTCAAGGTGCCGGACGGAACCGATGCCAAATCAAAAAACGTCGCCACCGTGATGGTCTCGGCGGTGCTGCCGCCCGGTTACCGCAAGGGCCAGGCGATCGACGTGGTGGTCAGTTCGCTGGGTGACGCGAAAAGTTTGCGCGGCGGCGCCCTGCTGCTGACGCCTTTGCGCGCGGCCGACAACGAAGTGTATGCGCTGGCCCAGGGCAACGTCGTGGTTGGCGGCTTCTCGGCGCAGGGCAAGAGCGGTTCGTCGGTGACGGTAAATACGCCGACCTCGGGCCGGATTCCCAACGGCGCCGCCATCGAGCGCGCGATCCCGACCGATTTCGCCAGCACCCCGAGCGTGCGCCTGTCGCTGCGCCATCCGCACTTCCAGACCGCCATCAATATCGTCGATTCGATCAACAAGCGCTTCGGCGACATTGCCACCGCCAGCGACGCCACCTCGGTCGAGGTGCAGGCGCCGTCGAACCCCACCCAGCGCATCGCCTTCATGGCCAAGCTCGAAGGGTTGTCGATCGACGTGGGCAAGGAATCGCCAAAAGTGGTGTTCAACTCGCGCACCGGCACCGTCGTGATTGCCGAAGGCCTGCGTGTGCGGGCAGCCGCCGTCACCCACGGTTCGCTGAAAGTCGTGATCTCGGAAAGCACCAAGGTCAGCCAGCCGAACGCGCTGGCCGGCGGCAACACGGTGGCCACGCCGCAGTCGCAGGTGAGTGCGGAACAGGGCGCACGCCAGATGTTCAACTGGCCGGCCGGCGCCAAGCTGCAAGCGATCATCGACGTGGTCAACAGCCTGGGCGCCACGCCCGACGATATCATGGCGATCCTGCAAGCATTGGACCAGGCCGGCGCCATCGAAGGCGAACTGGTCGTCATCTAA
- a CDS encoding rod-binding protein, whose protein sequence is MSFPPPFDPSRLIPGIPGKLPDVVVAPAVSQPGQPADTVDPAYRAKATEAAVKFESFFIGHMLHQMRSGVRVLADEDSAMNNKVNQDMLDMADNLVADQIAGRRAFGVADAILRQLLPQPSAPVPASAGGAEKAVPANDRIISEAQNSSPALNLSR, encoded by the coding sequence ATGAGTTTTCCTCCCCCCTTCGATCCGTCGCGCCTGATTCCGGGCATCCCCGGCAAGTTGCCGGACGTGGTGGTGGCGCCCGCTGTCAGCCAGCCCGGGCAGCCCGCCGACACCGTCGATCCGGCGTATCGCGCCAAGGCCACCGAGGCGGCGGTCAAGTTCGAGAGTTTTTTCATCGGCCACATGCTGCACCAGATGCGCTCCGGCGTGCGCGTGCTGGCCGACGAGGACAGCGCCATGAACAACAAGGTCAACCAGGACATGCTGGACATGGCCGACAACCTGGTGGCCGACCAGATCGCCGGGCGCCGCGCCTTCGGCGTGGCCGACGCCATCCTGCGCCAGTTGTTGCCGCAGCCGTCAGCCCCGGTACCGGCATCGGCCGGGGGCGCGGAGAAAGCCGTGCCCGCCAACGACAGAATAATTTCCGAAGCGCAAAATTCTTCGCCAGCGCTTAATCTTTCCCGCTAA
- the flgK gene encoding flagellar hook-associated protein FlgK, which produces MSITYNALSGALAAQAAIATVSQNLANSQTKGYTRQGVLLQSNVADFSRNSPGNGVTVGALLRFSDSYKSQQMWRSNSELGQRAQTQPYLTQLEKVMNDPTSSISYGFDNFFKALNAAAVDPTSTPLRQQVISSGDALSKQINSIYNLAANQKLSTQQQSSAILPSLNDSLASIAALNSKIQQVGANGTNTSALIDQRELLIDEVSSQVGVEVVYDPDGSASVSLKSGQPLVAADVAANLSYSSAGGEQTLNLSFAGTRFVLDDSKIGGKLGGLANFRTNTLAPLQQSISDIAQQFSSMFNTQLESGDKTDGAPGIAMFAFDPTSTTGLLKVSEGFTTADLAFAERGQPAGDNSNLQALIAIRGKPITVASVGTVLLGDADTQLVGKLAIESQQNQAQLKTATTVRQQAEDDWKSTSAVNVDEEGISLIEFQNMYQANMKVISVANNLFDATLQMFN; this is translated from the coding sequence ATGAGCATAACGTACAACGCATTGTCGGGCGCCCTGGCGGCCCAGGCCGCCATCGCCACGGTCAGCCAGAATCTGGCCAACTCGCAAACCAAGGGTTACACGCGCCAGGGCGTGCTGCTGCAATCGAATGTCGCCGATTTCAGCCGTAATTCGCCGGGCAATGGCGTGACGGTCGGCGCGTTGCTGCGTTTTTCCGATTCCTACAAGTCGCAACAGATGTGGCGCTCCAACTCGGAGCTGGGCCAGCGCGCCCAAACCCAGCCTTACCTGACGCAGCTCGAAAAAGTCATGAACGATCCGACGTCGAGCATCAGCTATGGCTTCGATAATTTCTTCAAGGCGCTCAACGCGGCGGCCGTCGATCCCACCTCGACGCCGCTGCGCCAGCAGGTGATCAGCTCGGGTGATGCGCTGTCCAAGCAGATCAACAGCATTTACAACCTGGCTGCCAACCAGAAGCTGTCGACGCAACAGCAAAGCAGTGCTATCTTGCCCTCACTCAACGATTCACTGGCCAGTATCGCCGCGCTCAACTCCAAGATCCAGCAAGTGGGCGCCAACGGCACCAACACCTCGGCCTTGATCGACCAGCGCGAGTTGCTGATCGACGAAGTGTCGTCCCAGGTAGGCGTGGAAGTCGTGTACGATCCGGACGGCAGTGCCAGCGTGTCGCTCAAGAGTGGCCAGCCACTGGTCGCGGCCGACGTCGCAGCCAACCTCAGCTACAGCAGCGCGGGCGGCGAACAAACCCTCAATCTCAGCTTTGCCGGCACCAGGTTCGTGCTCGACGACAGCAAGATCGGCGGCAAACTGGGCGGCCTGGCCAACTTCCGTACCAACACCCTGGCGCCGCTGCAACAATCGATTTCCGACATTGCCCAGCAGTTCAGCAGCATGTTCAATACCCAGCTCGAAAGCGGCGACAAGACCGATGGCGCCCCTGGCATCGCCATGTTCGCGTTCGACCCGACCAGCACCACCGGCCTGTTGAAGGTCAGCGAAGGTTTTACCACCGCCGACCTGGCTTTCGCCGAACGCGGCCAGCCTGCAGGCGACAACAGCAATTTGCAGGCGCTGATCGCCATTCGCGGCAAACCGATCACGGTAGCCTCGGTGGGTACGGTACTGCTTGGCGACGCCGACACCCAGCTGGTCGGCAAGCTTGCCATCGAAAGCCAGCAAAACCAGGCCCAGCTCAAGACTGCCACCACGGTCCGTCAACAGGCCGAAGATGACTGGAAATCGACCAGCGCAGTCAACGTGGACGAGGAAGGCATCAGCCTGATCGAGTTCCAGAACATGTACCAGGCGAATATGAAGGTGATTTCCGTCGCGAACAACCTGTTCGACGCCACCTTGCAAATGTTTAACTAA
- the flgL gene encoding flagellar hook-associated protein FlgL produces the protein MRIASSQYQSTMLRGLGENQTWLSKINEQMATGNRILVPSDDPVGNVQISRLTREQALVTQYRSNIASVQIRMSSNESYLSSMTRDITDVSDLLVWAADGSNVPSDLNAMVTSLTSLRDSLVNTANQRDAEGRYVFSGTAVDQAPIAVVAGSYVYQGNEKNQSTVVGNGVTQTTNVNLKGMEDMLDKLTAAITALSDPAVQPNSPALRAIVGDAMASTSAGLSLVSGKIAQLGGAQNILQTLDDNHANVSLSNAIAIGDLSKLDYAVAATELAGYSLAVEASYKAYSKVSGMSLFSLI, from the coding sequence ATGCGTATCGCCAGTAGCCAATACCAATCCACCATGTTGCGCGGCCTCGGTGAAAACCAGACCTGGCTCAGCAAGATCAATGAGCAAATGGCGACCGGCAACCGCATCCTGGTCCCCTCCGATGATCCGGTCGGCAACGTCCAGATCTCGCGCCTGACGCGCGAGCAGGCCCTGGTCACGCAGTACCGCTCCAATATCGCCTCGGTGCAGATCCGCATGTCGAGCAACGAATCCTACCTCTCGAGCATGACGCGCGACATCACCGACGTCAGCGACCTGCTGGTGTGGGCGGCCGACGGCAGCAACGTGCCGTCCGACCTCAATGCCATGGTGACGAGCCTGACCTCGCTGCGCGACAGCCTGGTCAACACCGCCAACCAGCGCGACGCCGAAGGCCGCTACGTGTTCTCCGGCACTGCGGTGGACCAGGCGCCGATCGCCGTGGTGGCAGGCAGCTATGTGTATCAAGGCAACGAAAAGAATCAATCGACGGTGGTGGGCAACGGCGTTACCCAGACCACCAACGTCAACCTCAAGGGCATGGAAGACATGCTCGACAAGCTGACCGCGGCGATCACCGCCCTGTCCGATCCCGCCGTGCAGCCGAATTCCCCTGCGCTGCGAGCCATCGTTGGCGACGCCATGGCCAGCACCTCGGCCGGGCTCAGCCTGGTGTCAGGCAAGATCGCGCAACTTGGCGGCGCCCAGAACATCCTGCAAACGCTCGATGACAACCATGCCAATGTCAGCCTGTCGAATGCGATCGCCATCGGCGACCTGAGCAAGCTCGACTACGCTGTCGCCGCCACCGAACTGGCCGGCTACAGCCTGGCGGTGGAAGCGTCGTACAAGGCCTATTCCAAGGTCAGCGGCATGTCCCTGTTCAGCCTCATCTAA
- a CDS encoding putative bifunctional diguanylate cyclase/phosphodiesterase — MENYTTDQRRPPLLADQPVGMLPGFAVLSGAESYHAALAAIAADQVAELPPAAAAQVDIEQAFVNDLFLLAPVGYFVLGLDATILQMNVSGADLLGVPRVNPERLTLRHFVAPRFLDDFDRFVRAAFNDAQPQHCDLQLVRGPDVHQPGVPVTLRACADRSGQALRVQLEPAEGKLAALERSEERFRRIVHCAEEGIWEIDANARTSFVNPKMAQLLGYTIEDMLDRPLVAFMDDEGRAILEHNIASRQHRGAEAERHEFKFLRRDGSELWVTLATNPIFDAGGAYLGALALVSDITDSRASAELIWQQANFDTLTALPNRHMFQDRLGQEVKKARREGTLLALLFIDLDGFKQVNDTLGHGQGDALLVEAARRIVGCVRATDTVARLGGDEFTVILTGLESMNGVERIAQSIVSRLQAPFALQAANPVVSASIGISVFPADAVSPEDLVRNADQAMYAAKQNRRCRYSYFTADLQQAAQARQQVTLDLRAALAHDQLELHYQPIVNLRTGGIERAEALLRWRHPQRGLLAPGDFLPFAESGGLMMEIGDWVFRQAARQARQWQDEIGAGFQVGINQSSAQFRGDAALYAGWLGYAAELGLAPRSLVIEITERVLLDKATQVADRLRELREMGVQVALDNFGTGYSSLAHLKHFGIDLLKLDHSFIQHLASDSGDLAMCEALILMAHRLGLRVVAEGVETAAQRHLLELAGCDFAQGYVYAQPMAAPELTALAQRGLRHELSAGAAAIPRVPG, encoded by the coding sequence ATGGAGAACTACACCACTGATCAGCGGCGCCCGCCGCTGCTGGCCGACCAGCCGGTCGGCATGCTGCCGGGTTTTGCCGTGCTGTCCGGGGCCGAGTCGTACCATGCGGCGCTGGCCGCCATCGCCGCCGACCAGGTTGCCGAGTTGCCGCCAGCCGCTGCCGCGCAGGTCGACATCGAACAGGCGTTCGTCAACGACTTGTTCCTGCTGGCGCCGGTCGGCTATTTCGTGCTGGGCCTGGACGCCACCATCCTGCAAATGAACGTCAGTGGCGCCGACCTGCTGGGCGTGCCGCGCGTCAATCCCGAACGGCTCACCCTGCGCCATTTCGTGGCGCCACGCTTCCTCGACGACTTCGACCGCTTCGTGCGCGCCGCCTTCAACGATGCCCAGCCACAGCACTGTGACTTGCAACTGGTACGCGGCCCGGACGTCCACCAGCCGGGCGTGCCGGTCACACTGCGCGCCTGCGCCGACCGCAGCGGCCAGGCGCTGCGGGTGCAACTTGAACCGGCCGAAGGCAAGCTGGCAGCGCTGGAGCGCAGCGAGGAGCGCTTCCGCCGCATTGTCCACTGCGCCGAAGAGGGTATCTGGGAAATCGACGCCAATGCCCGCACCAGCTTTGTCAATCCCAAGATGGCGCAACTGCTCGGCTACACCATCGAAGACATGCTCGACCGGCCGCTCGTCGCTTTCATGGACGATGAAGGCCGCGCCATCCTCGAGCACAATATCGCCAGCCGCCAGCACCGGGGGGCCGAGGCCGAGCGCCACGAATTCAAGTTCCTGCGCCGCGATGGCAGCGAGCTGTGGGTGACGCTGGCCACCAACCCGATATTTGATGCCGGCGGCGCCTACCTCGGCGCGCTGGCGCTGGTGTCCGACATCACCGACAGCCGCGCTTCTGCCGAACTGATCTGGCAGCAGGCCAATTTCGATACGCTGACCGCGCTACCCAACCGCCACATGTTCCAGGACCGGCTGGGGCAGGAAGTCAAAAAGGCGCGCCGCGAAGGCACGTTGCTGGCGCTGCTGTTCATCGACCTCGACGGTTTCAAGCAGGTCAACGATACGCTCGGCCACGGCCAGGGGGATGCGCTGCTGGTCGAGGCGGCGCGCCGCATCGTCGGCTGCGTGCGCGCCACCGATACCGTGGCGCGCCTGGGCGGCGACGAGTTTACCGTGATCCTCACCGGGCTCGAAAGCATGAACGGCGTCGAGCGCATCGCCCAGTCCATTGTCAGCCGCCTGCAGGCGCCATTCGCGCTGCAGGCCGCCAACCCGGTGGTGTCGGCCAGCATCGGCATCTCGGTGTTCCCGGCCGACGCGGTCTCGCCCGAGGACCTGGTGCGCAATGCCGACCAGGCCATGTACGCGGCCAAGCAGAACCGCCGTTGCCGCTACAGCTATTTCACCGCCGACCTGCAACAGGCGGCGCAGGCGCGCCAGCAGGTCACGCTCGACCTGCGCGCGGCCCTGGCCCACGACCAGCTGGAACTGCACTATCAGCCGATCGTCAACCTGCGCACCGGCGGTATCGAGCGCGCCGAGGCGCTGCTGCGCTGGCGCCATCCGCAGCGCGGCCTGCTGGCGCCCGGCGATTTTTTACCGTTTGCGGAGTCGGGCGGGCTGATGATGGAAATCGGCGACTGGGTGTTCCGCCAGGCGGCGCGCCAGGCGCGCCAATGGCAGGACGAGATCGGTGCCGGTTTCCAGGTCGGCATCAACCAGTCGTCGGCGCAGTTTCGCGGCGACGCGGCGTTGTATGCGGGCTGGCTCGGTTACGCGGCCGAGCTGGGCCTGGCGCCGCGCAGCCTGGTGATCGAAATCACCGAGCGGGTGCTATTGGACAAGGCGACCCAGGTGGCGGACCGCTTGCGCGAATTGCGCGAGATGGGCGTGCAGGTGGCGCTCGACAATTTCGGCACCGGCTATTCGTCGCTGGCGCATCTCAAGCATTTCGGCATCGACTTGCTCAAGCTCGACCACAGCTTCATCCAGCACCTGGCCAGCGACAGCGGCGACCTGGCCATGTGCGAGGCGCTGATCCTGATGGCCCATCGGCTGGGCCTGCGGGTGGTGGCGGAAGGGGTGGAGACGGCAGCGCAGCGCCATTTGCTGGAACTGGCCGGCTGCGATTTTGCCCAGGGCTATGTGTATGCGCAGCCAATGGCGGCGCCGGAATTGACCGCGCTGGCGCAGCGCGGTCTGCGGCACGAGCTCAGCGCAGGCGCAGCAGCGATACCACGCGTTCCCGGCTAA
- a CDS encoding YcbK family protein — MASRREFLQQGFGVTAASVLALPLIGCGTTTPRNTSTTTAAAKPARPVARPAAPAVVTDSKTASAMPHASQQSAPSGKRSELEPPPDIFDAQALDLEFWLRPRTIEVYRPASNERAKLLYWRDGEVIDSAYQDLCHLLRDVNGKETAKIDPKLFETLWGAQAFVRRFGIDTPLEILSGYRTPASNNKLREAGVPAARQSLHMVGRAADIRIVNLNEEVLGGLVKSFRQGGVGFYYRGGPRGGWIHADTGLNRTWKG; from the coding sequence ATGGCTTCGCGCAGAGAGTTCTTACAGCAGGGTTTCGGGGTGACGGCAGCCAGTGTGCTGGCGTTGCCGTTGATCGGATGCGGCACCACTACCCCGCGCAATACATCGACCACCACCGCCGCTGCCAAGCCGGCCAGGCCGGTGGCACGTCCGGCCGCGCCGGCCGTGGTCACCGATTCCAAAACCGCCTCGGCCATGCCGCATGCATCGCAGCAGTCGGCGCCATCGGGCAAGCGCAGCGAGCTCGAACCGCCGCCCGACATTTTCGACGCCCAGGCGCTTGACCTGGAGTTCTGGCTGCGTCCGCGCACCATCGAAGTCTATCGCCCGGCCAGCAACGAGCGCGCCAAGCTGCTGTACTGGCGCGATGGCGAAGTCATCGACTCCGCCTACCAGGACCTGTGCCACCTGCTGCGCGACGTCAACGGCAAGGAAACCGCCAAGATCGATCCCAAGCTGTTCGAAACCCTGTGGGGCGCGCAAGCGTTCGTGCGCCGCTTCGGCATCGACACGCCGCTGGAAATCCTGTCCGGCTACCGCACCCCGGCGTCGAACAATAAATTGCGCGAAGCGGGCGTGCCGGCCGCGCGCCAGTCGCTGCACATGGTGGGCCGCGCCGCCGACATCCGCATCGTCAACCTCAACGAGGAAGTGCTGGGCGGCCTGGTGAAAAGCTTCCGCCAGGGCGGCGTCGGCTTCTATTATCGCGGCGGCCCGCGCGGCGGCTGGATCCACGCCGACACCGGCCTCAATCGCACCTGGAAGGGGTAA
- a CDS encoding EAL domain-containing protein, giving the protein MSFPILQKYLTRLSGATGATGAAAVTSSIWLDHEGRAQGRFFNCTMSSAFQPIRAVATGEVAAYEGLARSVSAQDKGLSLWKLLDHAASDNESIELDRLCRMLHSINFFRQADAAPNAAADLYLNVHDRLLSAVSSNHGHAFRRILDALELPLSRVVLQLPVATPQQGWLLNYVSDNYRRNGFRFAVNVDSAADAVGILDRLRPDVFKFDTRVLHDTDGLQALLQRTREAGVSVVFKRIETDQSLQALRELGAAAGVPLLGQGYLLDEPRATLAGVQAQAQAVAA; this is encoded by the coding sequence ATGTCATTTCCCATCTTGCAAAAGTACCTGACGCGCCTGTCCGGCGCGACTGGTGCGACCGGCGCCGCCGCTGTCACCTCGAGCATCTGGCTTGACCACGAGGGCAGGGCGCAGGGTCGGTTCTTCAATTGCACCATGAGCAGCGCCTTCCAGCCGATCCGCGCGGTGGCGACCGGCGAGGTGGCCGCCTACGAAGGGCTGGCGCGCAGCGTTTCGGCACAGGACAAGGGCCTGTCCCTGTGGAAGCTGCTCGACCACGCGGCCAGCGACAACGAGTCGATCGAACTCGACCGCCTGTGCCGCATGCTGCATTCGATTAATTTTTTCCGGCAAGCCGATGCCGCGCCCAATGCCGCGGCCGACCTGTACCTGAACGTGCACGACCGGCTGCTGAGTGCCGTCAGCAGCAACCACGGCCATGCCTTCCGCCGCATCCTCGATGCGCTGGAACTGCCGCTGTCGCGCGTGGTGCTGCAATTGCCGGTGGCCACGCCGCAGCAGGGCTGGCTGCTCAACTATGTCTCGGACAACTACCGCCGCAACGGCTTCCGCTTTGCGGTCAATGTCGATAGCGCAGCTGACGCGGTCGGCATACTCGACCGCTTGCGACCCGACGTCTTCAAGTTCGATACGCGGGTGCTGCACGACACCGACGGTTTGCAGGCGCTGCTGCAGCGCACCCGTGAGGCCGGTGTCAGCGTGGTGTTCAAGCGCATCGAAACCGACCAGTCGCTGCAGGCGCTGCGCGAACTGGGCGCGGCTGCCGGAGTTCCATTGCTGGGGCAGGGGTACTTGCTCGATGAACCGCGCGCCACCCTGGCCGGCGTGCAAGCGCAAGCGCAAGCGGTTGCCGCCTGA
- a CDS encoding class II glutamine amidotransferase: MCQLLAMNSSKPAAVDFSFAGFAERGGRTGEHKDGWGVAIHTADGCRLVTDHLASIDSPLALQFRQQPVKAKNVVAHIRKATQGRIALENSHPFTRQLWGRTWSFAHNGNLVDFEPNPSLYSPLGDTDSERAFCHLLSGLALRFEHQPPRPVLYAALAMLAGEIAAHGTFNFILSNGELLFAHCSTELHYVVREYPFSVARLIDCDLSIDFSRHNHLDDRIAVIATQPLTSNETWIKLQAGELTLFVGGEEVGAAPVRCRRQELLLSY; this comes from the coding sequence ATGTGTCAGCTCCTTGCCATGAACAGCAGCAAACCGGCAGCCGTCGATTTTTCCTTCGCCGGCTTTGCCGAGCGCGGCGGCCGCACCGGTGAACACAAGGATGGCTGGGGTGTCGCCATCCACACCGCAGACGGCTGCCGGCTGGTTACCGATCACCTGGCCTCGATCGATTCCCCGCTGGCGCTGCAATTTCGCCAGCAGCCAGTCAAGGCGAAAAACGTGGTGGCGCATATCCGCAAGGCCACCCAGGGCCGCATTGCGCTGGAGAACAGCCATCCATTTACACGCCAATTGTGGGGCCGGACCTGGTCGTTCGCCCATAACGGCAACCTGGTCGATTTCGAACCGAACCCGAGCCTGTATTCGCCGCTGGGCGACACCGACAGCGAGCGCGCGTTCTGCCACCTGCTGTCGGGCCTGGCGCTACGGTTCGAGCACCAGCCGCCGCGCCCCGTGCTATATGCGGCGCTGGCAATGCTGGCCGGCGAGATCGCCGCGCACGGCACCTTCAATTTCATCCTGTCGAACGGCGAGCTGCTGTTTGCCCATTGCAGCACCGAACTGCACTACGTGGTGCGCGAATACCCGTTCTCGGTGGCCAGGCTCATCGATTGCGACCTGAGCATCGATTTTTCACGCCACAACCACCTCGACGACCGCATCGCCGTGATCGCTACCCAGCCGCTGACCTCCAACGAAACCTGGATCAAGCTGCAAGCGGGGGAATTGACACTGTTTGTCGGGGGCGAGGAAGTGGGCGCGGCGCCGGTGCGGTGCCGGCGCCAGGAACTGCTGCTCAGTTACTGA
- a CDS encoding GNAT family N-acetyltransferase yields MSLEIPSPQVRVAVAADAQAACNVLRRSIAECCEVDHKNDRAILDAWLGNKTPQMVESWFVSPTNFSVVAELDGAVAGVALLTGAGKLALCYVLPEARGQGLGKAMLARVEEQVLCWGVKALQLHSTATGQGFFASRGYTDAGKVRSPYGVETVFFWKQLDASGDAGADATKRKRFCNCNSA; encoded by the coding sequence ATGAGTCTTGAAATACCTAGCCCCCAGGTTCGCGTGGCGGTGGCGGCAGACGCGCAAGCGGCGTGCAATGTGTTGCGCCGCTCCATCGCGGAGTGCTGTGAAGTCGATCATAAAAATGACCGCGCCATCCTCGATGCCTGGCTGGGCAATAAAACCCCGCAAATGGTCGAAAGCTGGTTTGTCTCGCCCACCAATTTTTCCGTGGTGGCCGAGCTCGATGGCGCGGTGGCTGGCGTGGCCCTGCTGACCGGGGCCGGCAAGCTGGCGTTGTGCTACGTCCTGCCCGAGGCCCGTGGCCAGGGCTTGGGCAAGGCCATGCTGGCGCGGGTGGAGGAGCAGGTGCTGTGCTGGGGCGTCAAGGCGTTGCAGTTGCATAGCACGGCTACAGGCCAGGGCTTCTTTGCCAGCCGCGGTTACACCGACGCCGGCAAGGTCCGTTCGCCGTATGGCGTGGAAACAGTATTTTTCTGGAAACAGCTCGATGCATCCGGCGATGCCGGCGCCGACGCCACCAAGCGCAAACGCTTCTGCAATTGCAACTCCGCTTAG